The following proteins are encoded in a genomic region of Bradyrhizobium sp. SK17:
- a CDS encoding PRC-barrel domain-containing protein: MRSNTLLAGAAVAALAVVSTAAWAAETAAPSTPSNLRSNLTQMLRNSGYTDIRVAPSSFVVRATDDNGNPVVMSISPDQFTEVTAFGATPRHATNQGAADSGAANNDANFVNVPASDDFGSKVIGLGIYNNDNKDIGTIKDIALSPNGHEAAYIVSVGGFLGIGGHDVAVDPSAVKVTYNASDKTWHASMNASADQLRKGPAFKYSTSWSSGRI, translated from the coding sequence ATGCGCTCGAACACATTACTTGCAGGAGCGGCAGTGGCCGCGCTTGCCGTTGTCAGCACGGCGGCCTGGGCCGCCGAGACTGCTGCCCCGTCCACGCCGTCAAACCTGCGGAGCAATCTCACCCAGATGCTGCGCAACTCGGGCTATACCGACATCCGCGTGGCTCCCTCATCCTTTGTCGTCCGCGCCACGGACGACAACGGCAATCCCGTCGTGATGTCGATCAGTCCTGACCAGTTCACGGAAGTGACCGCGTTCGGCGCGACGCCTCGGCACGCCACCAACCAGGGCGCGGCGGATTCGGGCGCCGCGAACAACGATGCCAATTTCGTCAACGTGCCCGCCAGCGATGACTTCGGCTCGAAGGTCATCGGGCTCGGGATCTACAACAACGACAACAAGGACATCGGTACGATCAAGGACATCGCGCTGAGTCCGAACGGTCATGAGGCCGCCTACATCGTTTCGGTCGGAGGCTTCCTCGGGATCGGCGGCCATGACGTGGCGGTCGACCCGTCCGCGGTGAAGGTCACCTACAACGCCAGCGACAAGACCTGGCACGCCAGCATGAATGCGTCGGCCGACCAGCTCAGGAAGGGGCCGGCGTTCAAATATTCGACGTCCTGGAGCAGCGGCAGGATCTGA
- a CDS encoding DMT family transporter, whose amino-acid sequence MSAIQIICAVLVPLLWGYQFVAIKVGVMEFPPLFFLALRFLAIALLLVPFVKRPTRQQLGPVAAISVFLGGLNFGLFYVGLGLGSGSISAVAYQLAPPFTVLLAWPLLAERPSLTTSAGVVLAFGGVVVLAAGPGLSANALPLLLVIGAAFAFAVSNVLTKRYGPFDPLMLMGWFSLLTVPQVMLMSLLLEHGQVASLVTADQRGWLALAYTIFIGGIVGFGLWFWLIGRCSMGRVAPFGLLIPVFALISSVLFLGDRMTPKLIVGGLLAISGVAMTQARPGTRSA is encoded by the coding sequence ATGTCTGCCATCCAGATCATCTGCGCCGTGCTCGTTCCCTTGCTCTGGGGCTATCAGTTCGTGGCCATCAAGGTGGGCGTCATGGAGTTTCCACCGCTGTTCTTCCTCGCGCTGCGCTTCCTGGCCATCGCGCTATTGCTTGTTCCGTTCGTCAAGAGGCCGACACGCCAACAGCTCGGCCCTGTCGCCGCCATTTCGGTTTTCCTTGGCGGACTGAACTTCGGGCTGTTCTACGTTGGCCTTGGACTCGGCTCGGGGAGCATTTCGGCCGTCGCCTATCAACTCGCTCCGCCCTTCACCGTCCTGTTGGCCTGGCCACTGCTCGCGGAGCGGCCGTCGCTCACCACGTCCGCCGGCGTGGTGCTCGCCTTCGGCGGGGTGGTCGTGCTGGCAGCGGGGCCCGGCCTATCGGCCAACGCGCTTCCGCTGCTGCTCGTGATCGGGGCAGCCTTCGCGTTCGCGGTGTCCAACGTCTTGACGAAACGCTACGGCCCTTTTGATCCCTTGATGTTGATGGGGTGGTTCTCGCTGCTTACGGTGCCGCAGGTGATGTTGATGTCGTTGCTCCTCGAACATGGACAAGTCGCGAGCCTGGTCACGGCGGATCAACGAGGTTGGCTCGCGCTTGCCTACACGATCTTCATCGGAGGGATTGTCGGATTTGGGCTTTGGTTCTGGCTGATCGGTCGATGCTCGATGGGCCGCGTTGCACCGTTCGGCCTGCTGATTCCGGTGTTCGCCCTGATTTCGAGCGTGCTGTTCCTTGGCGACCGCATGACCCCGAAGTTGATCGTCGGCGGACTGCTCGCAATTTCCGGCGTCGCCATGACGCAGGCGAGACCGGGGACGCGGTCAGCGTGA
- a CDS encoding TonB-dependent receptor produces the protein MSTASLLVCGSAAFAQTTTPNTELPDITVTAPQGHHAPTGPRKPKTRVAAGNGHRARRAGAVSATPESAEQARARGIAGQNERLDQARAALLAPTGANSYQMSQQFLESLPQGTNTTLDKALLQAPGVSQDSAASGELHVRNEHANLQYRINGIMLPDGVGAFGQIVDTGIVGSMALITGALPAQYGLRTAGVLDIQTKADAFNNSGSVSVYGGSHGNFTTSVDYGGTIGQTQYYVSGRYFGSNVGIENPTPAYNAIHDRTDQEKGFAYVSTAIDPTSRLTYIGGVSNGAYQIPNNPGQPPAFTAYGISNFDSALLNERQKEFNQFNVVAYQKSADGLDYQIAYFNRYSQLHFTPDPIGDLVFNGVASDVYRQSFINGIQEDTAYKLGFAHTLKFGVAFSAERSLVNNGSTVLPLDATGNPVDAPFSVFDSSAKTGYLFSTYIADEWKITNQLTLSAGLRFDQMWQYVDANQLSPRVSLTWKPYDGTIFHAGYARNFTPPEQVLAAPTNLSLVQNTTAQPGVTANDPVLPERSHVFDAGVTQKVYAIPGLEVGMDAYYKIATDLLDDGQFGQAYVLTAFNYARGINQGVELTANYNHENLHLYANVAIAKQIATNVVSNQYLFDPDELAYIANNYVNTDHAQTLTASVGGWYQWHDTKFSASLIYGSGLRDGFANIGTVPPYTQVNLGVSHDFYLVAPNKPTTLRLDVVNLFDTVYQIRDGSGIGVFAPQYGPRRGVYAGITQKF, from the coding sequence GTGAGCACGGCTTCACTCCTGGTCTGCGGGAGCGCGGCGTTCGCGCAGACCACGACGCCAAACACCGAACTTCCGGACATCACGGTGACGGCGCCGCAGGGCCATCACGCGCCGACGGGACCGAGAAAGCCGAAGACACGGGTTGCAGCGGGGAACGGGCACCGCGCGCGCAGAGCCGGTGCAGTATCGGCCACGCCGGAATCCGCCGAACAGGCTCGTGCGCGAGGAATCGCAGGCCAGAACGAACGGCTCGACCAGGCGCGCGCCGCGCTACTGGCGCCGACCGGCGCCAACAGCTACCAGATGAGCCAGCAGTTCCTGGAGTCGCTGCCGCAGGGCACCAACACCACGCTCGACAAGGCACTGCTGCAAGCTCCGGGGGTCTCGCAGGACTCGGCCGCGAGCGGCGAGTTGCATGTGCGCAACGAGCACGCCAATCTGCAATACCGCATCAACGGCATCATGCTGCCGGACGGCGTCGGCGCCTTCGGCCAGATTGTCGACACTGGCATCGTCGGCAGCATGGCGCTGATCACCGGCGCCCTTCCCGCGCAATACGGCCTGCGTACCGCCGGCGTGCTCGACATCCAGACCAAGGCCGACGCCTTCAACAACTCCGGCAGCGTCAGCGTCTATGGCGGCAGCCACGGCAACTTCACCACCAGCGTCGACTATGGCGGCACGATCGGGCAGACCCAATACTACGTCTCGGGACGCTATTTCGGCAGCAATGTCGGCATCGAAAACCCGACACCGGCATACAACGCGATCCATGACCGGACGGACCAGGAGAAGGGCTTTGCCTACGTCTCGACCGCGATCGATCCGACCAGCCGGCTGACCTATATCGGCGGCGTCTCCAACGGCGCCTACCAGATCCCCAACAATCCGGGCCAGCCACCGGCGTTCACTGCCTATGGCATCTCGAATTTCGATTCCGCGCTGCTTAACGAGCGGCAGAAGGAGTTCAACCAGTTCAACGTCGTGGCCTATCAAAAATCGGCCGACGGGCTCGACTACCAGATCGCCTATTTCAACCGCTACAGCCAGCTGCACTTTACGCCCGATCCGATCGGCGATCTGGTCTTCAACGGGGTCGCGTCCGACGTGTACCGCCAGAGTTTCATCAACGGAATCCAGGAGGATACCGCCTACAAGCTGGGCTTCGCGCACACCCTGAAGTTCGGCGTGGCCTTCAGCGCCGAGCGCTCGCTGGTCAACAACGGCTCGACCGTGCTGCCGCTCGACGCCACCGGCAATCCGGTCGACGCGCCGTTCTCGGTGTTCGATTCCAGCGCCAAGACCGGCTATCTGTTCTCCACCTATATCGCCGACGAATGGAAGATCACCAACCAGCTGACGCTCAGCGCCGGGCTGCGCTTCGACCAGATGTGGCAATACGTCGATGCCAACCAGCTCAGCCCCCGGGTCAGCCTGACCTGGAAGCCTTACGACGGCACGATCTTCCATGCCGGCTATGCACGCAACTTCACGCCGCCCGAGCAGGTGCTGGCGGCGCCGACCAATCTTTCACTGGTGCAGAACACGACTGCACAGCCCGGCGTCACCGCCAACGATCCCGTGCTGCCTGAGCGGTCCCACGTATTCGATGCCGGCGTCACCCAAAAAGTCTATGCGATCCCCGGCCTCGAGGTCGGCATGGATGCCTATTACAAGATCGCGACCGACCTGCTCGACGACGGTCAGTTCGGCCAGGCCTATGTCCTGACCGCGTTCAACTACGCGCGGGGCATCAACCAGGGCGTCGAACTGACCGCGAACTACAACCACGAAAACCTGCACCTCTACGCCAACGTCGCCATCGCCAAGCAGATCGCGACCAACGTGGTGTCGAACCAGTATCTGTTCGATCCGGACGAACTGGCCTATATCGCCAACAACTACGTCAACACCGACCATGCCCAGACCCTGACCGCATCGGTCGGCGGCTGGTATCAATGGCACGACACCAAGTTTAGCGCGTCGCTGATCTACGGCTCGGGCCTGCGCGACGGCTTCGCCAATATCGGCACCGTGCCGCCCTACACGCAGGTCAATCTCGGCGTCTCGCACGACTTCTATCTGGTCGCGCCGAACAAGCCGACCACGCTGCGCCTCGACGTCGTCAACCTGTTCGACACCGTCTACCAGATCCGCGACGGCTCCGGCATCGGCGTGTTCGCGCCGCAATACGGCCCGCGCCGCGGCGTCTATGCCGGCATCACGCAGAAGTTCTGA
- the tuf gene encoding elongation factor Tu produces MAKEKFIRLKPNCNVGTIGHVDHGKTTLTAALTKVSADHGWGAFVSYQDVAKASAAQGTRDDSKILTIATSHVEFSTETRHYSHVDCPGHADYVKNMITGAAQMDGAILVVSAVDGPMPQTREHILLARQIGVPRIVVFLNKCDVADDPELVDLVEIEVRDLLSKYQYDGDNAPVVRGAAMQALRGERGPLADQAILKLFEALDSFIELPERPNDRPFLMPIEGVQSIAGRGTVVTGLVERGVVRLGDEVEIVGLGETRKSVVTSIESYRKILDQGQAGDNVGCLLRGIDKATVQRGQVLSHPGGATPHRTFRAEVYVLTKDEGGRHTPFFANYRPQFYFRTADVTGTVQLGSGAEMVMPGDSAEFTIELNKPIALEARSRFAIREGNRTVGAGVVTEIVE; encoded by the coding sequence ATGGCCAAAGAGAAGTTCATCCGCCTCAAGCCCAACTGCAATGTTGGCACGATCGGTCACGTGGATCATGGCAAGACGACGCTGACGGCAGCGCTGACGAAGGTTTCAGCCGATCACGGCTGGGGCGCGTTCGTCTCCTACCAGGACGTTGCCAAGGCGTCGGCCGCGCAAGGTACGCGTGACGATTCGAAGATCCTGACGATCGCGACCAGCCACGTCGAGTTCTCGACGGAGACGCGCCACTACTCGCACGTCGACTGCCCGGGCCACGCCGATTATGTGAAGAACATGATTACCGGCGCGGCGCAGATGGACGGCGCGATCCTGGTGGTCTCCGCGGTCGACGGGCCGATGCCGCAGACCCGGGAACACATCCTGCTGGCGCGCCAGATCGGCGTGCCGCGCATCGTCGTGTTCCTGAACAAGTGCGATGTCGCCGACGATCCGGAACTGGTCGATCTCGTCGAGATCGAGGTGCGCGATCTGCTGTCGAAGTACCAGTATGACGGCGACAACGCGCCGGTCGTGCGCGGTGCCGCGATGCAGGCGCTGCGCGGCGAGCGCGGTCCGCTGGCGGATCAGGCGATCCTGAAACTGTTCGAGGCACTCGACAGCTTTATCGAGCTGCCCGAGCGGCCGAACGATCGTCCGTTCCTGATGCCGATCGAGGGGGTGCAGTCGATCGCTGGGCGCGGCACGGTGGTGACCGGGCTGGTCGAGCGCGGCGTCGTCAGGCTCGGCGACGAGGTCGAGATCGTCGGTCTCGGCGAGACCCGCAAGTCCGTCGTGACCAGCATCGAGAGCTACCGCAAGATCCTCGATCAGGGGCAGGCCGGCGACAATGTCGGCTGCCTGCTGCGCGGGATCGACAAGGCCACGGTGCAGCGCGGCCAGGTGCTGTCGCATCCCGGCGGCGCGACGCCGCACCGGACCTTCCGGGCGGAAGTGTATGTGCTGACGAAGGACGAAGGCGGGCGGCATACGCCCTTCTTCGCCAACTATCGTCCGCAGTTCTACTTCCGCACCGCTGACGTCACCGGCACCGTCCAGCTCGGCAGTGGCGCCGAGATGGTGATGCCGGGCGACAGCGCCGAGTTCACGATCGAGCTCAACAAGCCGATCGCGCTCGAGGCGCGCTCACGCTTCGCGATCCGTGAGGGTAACCGCACCGTCGGCGCGGGTGTCGTGACCGAGATCGTGGAGTAA
- a CDS encoding DUF2946 family protein, whose protein sequence is MNWFRSNIRQGARLALLALAIQSVLSFGHFHAIAAARASQASIGTAATLVAHVESASRGEQRSNPDSDQATDLCAICAVVAMVNTAVPAPALPPLQLPDAVSLLSWHLASYAAPTETGRLHFQPRAPPIS, encoded by the coding sequence ATGAACTGGTTTCGCTCGAACATCAGGCAGGGGGCTCGGCTGGCGCTGTTGGCGCTGGCGATCCAGTCCGTGCTGTCGTTCGGGCATTTTCATGCCATTGCAGCGGCGCGCGCGTCGCAGGCCTCGATCGGAACCGCCGCCACGCTCGTTGCGCATGTCGAGAGTGCCTCGCGCGGTGAGCAGCGATCAAATCCGGACTCCGATCAGGCCACAGACCTTTGCGCCATCTGCGCCGTCGTTGCGATGGTCAACACGGCGGTGCCGGCACCGGCCCTGCCTCCGTTGCAGTTGCCGGATGCGGTCAGTCTGCTTAGCTGGCACCTTGCCAGCTACGCCGCCCCGACCGAAACCGGCCGGCTTCACTTTCAGCCGCGCGCACCTCCGATTTCCTGA
- a CDS encoding LysR family transcriptional regulator: MRLIVVIDTVNLGRVDLNLLVHLDALLTERSVTRAAARVGIGQSAMSHNLARLRELLDDELLTRAADGMRLTPRAVTLLEPVRMALAQVEAVLRREQTFDPATAVRTFRLGLSDSMEILIMPRLLARMREIAPGIHLRLYNVDTSRLLDDLDADEFDLALSYGPIQQGQLHHKQRVLFTESFLCMFNAEKTGVTPPISLQDYIRLPHVLTSLRPGRSVRGFVDDALDELGLHRTVVLTTPRFLTVPYLVAQAPVIVTMGARLARRFAADLGLSLSPPPVKVKDVTVSLLWHASYDHDPAHVWLRDQLVKLVAEL, encoded by the coding sequence ATGAGATTGATAGTGGTCATCGATACCGTCAATTTAGGTCGCGTCGACCTGAACCTGCTCGTTCACCTCGACGCGCTGTTGACCGAGCGGAGCGTGACACGGGCGGCGGCGCGCGTTGGGATCGGCCAATCCGCGATGAGCCACAACCTCGCTCGCCTACGCGAACTGCTCGATGACGAGCTGCTGACGCGGGCGGCCGACGGCATGCGCCTGACCCCGCGCGCGGTGACCTTGCTCGAGCCGGTGCGGATGGCGCTCGCGCAGGTCGAGGCGGTGCTCCGGCGCGAGCAGACCTTCGATCCGGCCACGGCGGTGCGAACCTTCAGGCTCGGCCTGTCGGACAGCATGGAAATCCTGATCATGCCGCGCCTGCTGGCCCGCATGCGCGAGATCGCGCCCGGCATTCACCTGCGGCTTTACAATGTCGATACGTCCCGCTTGCTCGATGACCTCGACGCCGACGAATTCGATCTCGCGCTGTCCTATGGGCCGATCCAGCAGGGGCAATTGCACCACAAGCAGCGCGTGCTGTTCACCGAGAGCTTCCTTTGCATGTTCAATGCCGAGAAGACCGGCGTCACGCCGCCGATCTCGCTCCAGGATTACATCCGGCTTCCGCACGTGCTGACCAGCCTGCGGCCGGGGCGCAGCGTGCGGGGCTTCGTCGACGATGCCCTCGACGAACTCGGCCTGCATCGCACCGTCGTGCTGACCACGCCGCGTTTCCTCACCGTGCCGTATCTGGTGGCGCAAGCGCCTGTCATCGTCACCATGGGCGCGCGGCTGGCGCGTCGTTTCGCCGCCGATCTCGGGCTCAGCCTCAGTCCGCCACCGGTGAAGGTCAAGGACGTCACCGTGTCACTGCTGTGGCATGCGTCCTACGATCACGATCCGGCTCACGTCTGGTTGCGCGACCAGCTGGTCAAGCTGGTCGCCGAACTGTGA
- a CDS encoding LysR family transcriptional regulator: MDRIDLFRIFARVVECSSFTRAADTLGVPRSSVSSAVAELEQRVGARLLHRTTRKVSPTHDGAAFYERCLRLVADVEDAETLFRQAAAEPSGRLRVDVPGRIGRLIIAPALPAFLDRHPQIEIDLGVTDRAINLIEDSADCVVRVGALGDSALIARPLGNLTLINVASPAYLARHGSPRIPDELAAHWAVNYASPSTGRIEQWEWCEQGASRTTAVRGRVTVNSAEAYIACCLAGLGLIQIPAYDVKRHLDAGELVEVMPHHRAAPMPMTLLYPHRQHLSRRLQVFADWLTALLKEKLRVAG; this comes from the coding sequence CTGGACCGTATCGATCTTTTCCGCATCTTCGCCCGCGTCGTCGAATGTTCGAGCTTCACGCGGGCGGCCGACACGCTTGGCGTGCCGCGCTCGTCGGTTTCGTCGGCGGTGGCGGAGCTGGAGCAACGCGTCGGCGCACGGCTGCTGCATCGCACGACGCGCAAGGTATCTCCGACCCATGACGGCGCGGCGTTCTACGAACGGTGCCTGCGCCTCGTCGCCGATGTCGAGGATGCCGAAACGCTGTTCCGTCAGGCCGCGGCCGAACCATCAGGCCGGCTCCGGGTCGACGTGCCGGGGAGGATCGGGCGCCTGATCATCGCGCCGGCGCTGCCGGCTTTCCTCGATCGCCATCCGCAGATCGAGATCGATCTCGGCGTCACCGACCGTGCCATCAACCTGATCGAGGATAGCGCCGACTGCGTCGTGCGCGTCGGCGCGCTCGGCGATTCCGCACTGATCGCGCGACCGCTCGGCAATCTGACGCTGATCAATGTCGCAAGCCCGGCCTACCTCGCCCGCCACGGCTCGCCGCGAATACCTGACGAGCTCGCCGCGCATTGGGCGGTCAACTACGCCTCACCATCAACCGGCCGCATCGAGCAATGGGAGTGGTGCGAGCAGGGCGCCTCGCGTACGACAGCGGTGCGCGGCCGCGTCACGGTCAACAGCGCCGAGGCTTATATCGCCTGCTGCCTCGCCGGTCTCGGCCTTATCCAGATTCCGGCCTACGACGTGAAGCGGCATCTCGATGCCGGCGAGCTCGTCGAGGTGATGCCGCATCACCGCGCAGCGCCGATGCCGATGACCCTGCTGTATCCGCATCGCCAGCATTTGTCGCGGCGGTTGCAGGTGTTCGCGGATTGGCTGACGGCGCTGTTGAAGGAGAAGCTGCGCGTCGCGGGCTGA
- a CDS encoding TetR/AcrR family transcriptional regulator has translation MSRQTPVQLPRGRPRSFDTEAAVERAMNVFWTRGYHATALPDLLRATKLSRGSLYAAFGDKHSLFLLALDRYIADAHTRMDLELDPRRDPVEGLRAYLAGYVDRNSGANGRRGCLLVATAMELAGRDADVDRRIGRFFKDMEARVAGALSRAKAAGKLADGVEPSSAARILVCFVEGLRVVGKTAPTRIISQATVDAFLERFIR, from the coding sequence ATGAGCCGTCAAACCCCTGTGCAGCTGCCCCGTGGCCGCCCGAGAAGTTTCGACACGGAGGCCGCCGTCGAGCGCGCGATGAATGTGTTCTGGACGCGCGGCTACCACGCCACCGCGCTGCCGGACCTGCTTCGCGCGACGAAGCTGTCGCGCGGCAGCCTCTACGCAGCGTTCGGTGACAAGCATTCGTTGTTCTTGCTCGCGCTCGATCGCTACATCGCCGATGCCCACACACGGATGGATCTCGAACTCGATCCGCGCCGGGATCCGGTCGAGGGCCTGCGGGCCTACCTTGCCGGCTACGTTGACCGCAACAGCGGTGCCAACGGTCGACGCGGATGCCTGCTGGTCGCCACAGCCATGGAACTGGCTGGCCGCGATGCCGACGTCGATCGTCGCATCGGGCGCTTTTTCAAAGACATGGAGGCGCGGGTGGCTGGTGCACTCTCCCGGGCGAAAGCCGCGGGCAAGTTGGCCGATGGCGTCGAGCCTTCGAGTGCGGCCCGAATTCTCGTCTGTTTCGTCGAGGGCCTGCGGGTGGTTGGCAAAACGGCACCGACGCGGATCATTTCGCAAGCCACCGTCGACGCCTTTCTCGAGCGATTCATCAGGTAA